The window CTGAAAAGAACAGAGAGAACAGATTCCACCCTATTTCTCTAAACACCATTCTCCAGCCTCTTGATGCAAGGATTCCATCCATGACTCGCCTTGTACATATCAGCGGCTACCTTTTTTAGCAGCACAGCTCCCAGTTGCAAGTTTGAAGCATGCATATAATTGAACTCACACTGCACATTAATTCCGTATGCAACACAGACCTGCCATGAGTGCTacatatatatgatgatcaagTAAAGAGCAAAATTTCATATTGGGTTCAAATCTACGTAGGAgcaaatttcagattgggttatttgaggacTAAGTTCCATATTTGTTTGGCtaagtttctaatttttttttaaaaaaagactgCGTATATCCAATTGGATATAGAAGCCGGGTAAAAAAtatccttctctaaaaaaataataataaaagagcAAAATGTGTGAAAGTTCAATTATATGCTCATAATTATGCATGTTGGAGCCCCAAGTTGTTGCAGGTCTTCATCCTTGCTCTAGATATGACAAATTCCTGCTTTTATATGCTACTCttttcgtctcaaaatataagtgattttgttTGGAAGTGACACATCTCAGTACTatttgttcagattcgtagtattaggatgCGCCCTATTAAactaaaatcacttatattttaggactgaTGTAGTAGAAAGCTCCGTTAAATTTTGCAAGATTGGCATCTGCGATTTCACATGCTTTTCTCTGTTGATTGTGAGCTCTAAAAGCAGATACCTCAGATCTGTATATGAATTGATCGTCTGCTCGTACTAGACTGTTCGAGCCATTCTGGCTCTCAGAAACATACATACTTATATCGATTCTGCAGTGGGCCACAACATCCCTGAAGGTCACCAAACCACCACATAAACAGGAAGCACCAAACTTTACGGTGATTCTGATTCAGCTGTTAGTCAAGGTAAAAAGGGGACGGCCACCTCTCAAATTACAGGGGTCGCTatcggaagaaaagaaaacaggcGCATCAGGAATAGTTCCTTGTGTTTTGTTGGGGGAAATGCCTCTCCTGTAACGTCGCAACTGGACGCAAGGCGGTTACTCTAAATGAAAGGCCTCGCAACCACTCCCATGTACATACTGGTAAGTAAAGATAGATTAATCACtagtaaaaaatgatttttctgaaTGCCGGTCCCGATAGATTCCAGACGGGTCGTAAGCAACTGGCGCCGGACTGTCGCCCACACGAAAAAATGCATTATTCCGTGCGGGCGTTTTAATCCGACCGCATATGATAATCCTCATTATCCCGTGCTGTCGATTTAAGAGGACCGTACGGAAAAATCGATTCTCGCGTGCGGGCCTCTTAAGTcgaccgcacgggaaaatacctctccctctttttcttctcacgcacttcaaatttttcacatcctctctcttccttttccctTTTATTCTCCCTCattcactcctctctctctcttctctctatgcctttcctctcctccccttcccccctctctctcctctctctctatacctctttcctctcctcccctccccaccgAGCGCACGAGGcgtcgctgccgccaccgccgacggtaCGGAAGGCAGCACGGCGGCTGCTGGCAGAGGCAgcgtggcggcgacggctgaCGGTCGCGGCGGAGGCcaatagcggcggcggcgacgaggatgacggcgaccacgagcggcggtggcgcaacgatgacgacgacgacgggagcagcggcggtgtAATGACGGCAatgacgaggacgacggtgatCACGAGCGGCGGTTGCGCGAccatggcgatgacgacggGTTTTGTTgggtttatttttctttttttcgtgcGGGTGGTATAACTTGACCGCACAGGATAATCGATTGTCCCGTGCGGTCGACTTAACAAGACCGCACttatcccgtgcggttgggCAGCCCACGCACGAAAATATTGATTTTCACAAACCTCTCTGGGTGCAGACGGGCGCTACCTCCGCACTGAAAAATGAATTATGTACTACTACCAATCTGAATGTAAAAGAAGAACTAAATACTACTATCCATGAGATCATCATAACAAAAACTAGAATTGCCCAGCTAAATAGGAATAGAAATAAATCCAGGGTAACTTGTATCATGAGATGGGTCAATTCCAATTTGAATTCCGTACGGCTACAACTCTTTTTAAACGAGTCGAAGTCCAGTCTTGTCACTTTCCCCCTTTCTTATCCTCTTTTTTATCCAACCTCTTTTATGTATTCTTGAATGTAATCCCTCCAGGGCAtgcttcatttttttccttACATACAAAATTAATAGCTACAAGAATTGTTTTCCTtacatatatacaaaaaaaTTGTTGTAGCTTTAGCAAGATTTGAACGAAAAAACACTGGTTTCCTtcaacaaataattaattatgtagtgTTTCCAGCTCCTACCGGCTCCAGCACCATTGCCGTGCAACTATTTGCTGGAAGTTAAGAATTTTTTACATAAAACgtcatttttttttggtctcGATGAGCGATAATTTCTAGGGAAAAtcggaaccatgccattataattttgcaaaatttgagatataccatcttgacccacatgtcattgactcatgtgggccctacatgtcattgagataccgatggcatatttcaaactttgcaaaattatagcAAAATTTTACGGCCATGATTGGTTAGTACTTTGATCAGAAATTTCCATTTTAGAACCTAGAACACCCTTGCAACAGCGAATTGAGAAAACAGgggatggaaaaaaaatattttggtagaAATACATGTATAAAACAAGGGAttgcaaaaatagaaaaaaataatagtttGACTAGACCACAAGAAAAATACATGAATTTGAGAAAAGATATAGATTCAAAATAAACTTTCTATGAGGTTGGAGACCCATGTTAAATTTTCTCCAATACATCTATGGATTAAGGCATTTTTTTTCGAAACAAGCCGCACTATACAGTGTGAGGTTTTATATTGGTATAGCGATAAGAAAAGAACAAGATTACACCCTATAAGGCtataattagaaaaagaaaaataaaacaccACTACGTGTTGACAACTCCTACACACAAACTCGGGGAAAAATCTAGCACAAAGCCAATAGTTATTACACGTGACCAGTGGCTGCTCACCCAACAATAAAGTCACAAACACACTGCCCTACACATATCCAAGCATATAGCCACCGAGAAGTTCCCGGTCATCACCACGGAGATGGGTTTGTCgagggagagagcgagagagaagaAGATACACTCATCCTTCATGCATACCCGATGGCAACATCTAAGAGCACCGTGGTAGACCATATTGATTGAAGGCTGAACCACGGTCTCTTAGACGATGCCTCCAAGGAGGTCACGACTCGGAAGTGCCACCACCGCCCATCTAAGAAACCTTGGACTTGGTTTTCACCTAGAGAAACCTGCTAGGCAGGGAGGGAGATGTCTTGATAGAGCCCACAAGGGAGATCACAGCACCCTAAGGCGTCACCTTTGTTGGACCAAAATTGGGCTAGGCTTTCGTTTGTAACCTCTCTCCTGCCTATGGTCACAACCCTATCGCCTCTCTACCATTCGACCTTTGTTAGCACGCAATTTCCACCACAATGGTGCCCTTCGCCCAGCTAGCCCATGCCCATCTTGAGATGGTCCTTACGGGACCTCCCACTCCTACCACCACCGTATCATCCCCCTCCCCGCGTTAGCACCTCATATCCGCATATTGGCGCTTCACAACCAAACCCTCCTAAACAACACCACATCAAGATTGCCCTCCaaaccaccacctccaccctcACTGTGGAGCTCCCTATGACCAGATCTAGATACACCGGCTATAGGAGGGTATGTTCTCTAAGGAGAAGAAGGGGCGCCTAGccagagaggggagaagggcgGGGGAGGGATTCTACACCGCCTGATCTAGGCACACTACACACGGCACCACCATCCCTACAACTAGCATCACTTGTAAGGATGTTGCACGCTGCTGCCATGGTAGTTTCTACACACCAAGATCCAACCGGATCCAGCATCGTCGGCCATAGATCCGGCAACCTCTAGCTACGGCCCATCACCACCACAACCTCAAAGACATCATTGTCTAACCCCCACACGTTGACCCACGTCACCAGCGGCTTGGAGGCACCATTGCTTCACTTTTGCCTTGCAGTTGCCGTCCTAGCTCGCGCCTAGCCTCAGTCGGCTTGCTCTAACGGTAGCGAggtggaggaaggagagagaggggtggtgGCAACGGCTATGGTTGCCGCCCCGAGCCATCCACACGGGAGCGACGCGGGTGAATAGAGAGCAGCATCCTATATGAAACTCATATGATTCAATATATTATCCGATCCTTTCATAGGGttatttaggaaaaaaatattgaattgaGTCTTAAAAAATTCATACACTACTACATCtgtccaaaaatataacaacctattATTGGATGAGATGTCTAGTACTATGGGATGTGACAcaagtactatgaatctggatatggTTTGTCCATATTTGTAGTACTAAAATGGGTCTCATCTAATactatgttgctatattttagaatagatcTAGTATGGTTTTCCACTCATACATCAATCAATAGACCAACCTGgcttctattttattttctagatggTACTACTATAATTTCTCGGAATCTAGACGAAAAGTTAAACTGTTTGGGAAACTTTCGATTCTGAGATAAACTGTAGCTACGAGAGAAACAttgcccttgtttagttctcaaaacaaaaacttttcacccatctcatcggatgtttggacacatgcatggagtattaaatgtgtacaaaagaaaaagaaaaccaattacacagtttgcgtgtaaattgcgagacgaatcttttaagcctaattgtgccatgatttgacaatatagtgctatagtaaacatttgctaatgacggattaattaggtttaataaattcgtctcgcagtttcctgacggaatctgtaatttgtttcttattagactatgtttaatatttcaaatatgtgtccgtatatccgatgtgacaaccaaaacCCAAAATTTTCCCCAACAAAACAAGGCCTTTGTAAATAGGCTCTGAAGCTCATAGTCAACCTAAAAGGCCTAGAGTGTTAAATTAGGCCTGGTTTATTTCCCCAAAAtattttcctaaaaacatcatatcgaatctttggacacatgcatgaagcattaaatatagattaaaaagaactaattacacagttagtgggaaatcgcgagacgaatcttttgagcctaattagtccatgattagtcataaagtgttacagtaactcacatgtgctaatgatggattaattaggctcaaaagattcgtctcgcagtttctaggtgagttatgaaattagtttttcattcgtGTTCAAAAATTCCTTCCAAAATCCACTCAAACATCTAATGTGATATAaaaaaactagctgggtggcccgcgcaattgcgcagcTAGcgcccaaacaaaatcatatattttttagtatgattttacttaaaatttattaaatacctatctcgttgtcttaagactttgaatgaccaaatcttatcatccccgtgtttctaattatatagtttttaaaagtcacaccaatttctaccccttacttctgccatctccttctttatttgcttgctagATCTACCactttctattcattctccttggaacctttaaaaattggatcttatagattttagagtctATTATCTTGTTAGgtttctttttataatttctagaagtcacatcaaacgctgccattatactACTCTGCGGTTCGTCCaatgtcttttctttttattgtcattgggattttaaaaatcgaatataatAATCGTtcgggttcattttttactttttagaagtcccgccaaaccgttagTGGCTTTGCCATTGAACTCCTCTGTGACTTATctgctgcctcccttctttattgtcattgagattttaaaatcgaacatgattatcattgttttttttactttttagaagttccgaacctttaaaaattggaccttgtagtttttagagtttattgtctcgttgggtttcatttttcataatttttagaagtctcgttaaacgatgccactatactcctctacggctcacccgccgcctactctttattatcattgggattctaaaaatcgaacataactaccgttggaattcattttttattttctagaagtcccaccaaccatcggtggctctgcaactatactcctatactcCCAGTgcactgcttctcctttttattgtcattgagattcttaaaatcgaatatgattatcaatgtggtttattttttttactttctaaaagtccTAGCAACCTCCTTGTCCGTTTGCTTCACGACCTACATGttgtccctccttttaattcTCATTAGGATTATATTTagtgttttattaacagttatatgtcgtatcaaccgacaccactctactcctttataggcatgttatttaatttatcttatCATGTATTTTAggtggtcttttctttcaatagtcctTATTTTCTGTCACCAATTAGTTATcaataaattgtattcctaatggaattctttttttctttttctaattttagaattttttttcaaattttaactaataccgtatagtgttcttttaatatttttatttttcaattccagttgtttcaaaattgtattcctactcaactctcttttactttttttaatttttgatattattttatttttcattctgaattttaattaatctcgtatcgggttcttatatggatttttctttcaatattgcttattcttaatttcgaatttctgttaattttaaattatattcctactttaactctttttttctttttgctaattttagattttatttttatttttcttccgtatattaactaatatcgtattaggttcttatattgactcttctctcaatattcattatttttaattctgaatttcagctatttttgaattgtatttctacttggactctcctttttttttctctgattaatgtgagaatttctagcccccacagcgaacgtggtgcctccttttaaagctattttaataatataatagatttcgcGAGCTAAACGGGAGCCTTAGTGACTTACTCGACGAGACAATTGCGCCCGGAaatgctaatgggcgggtgatcgctcccccGCCCGCCCAACGATCACCCGCCCGCCCTCTCCCCTGTACTACTCCATACACTCCTCccctactacagtacaccacacaatttttttaaaaaaaacaaaaagttagaaaaaattatgtatagaaatactatatataaaaaatttgaattcaaattcaaatttgaatcggctatgtaaacttttggcttataaactttaggtctataaactttacgtgtataaactttagatatatagaaatactatatatagaaaatatttgaattcaaattcaaatttgaatcagatataatttaaattcaaatttgaatcgggtatgtaaacttttgccttataaactttaggtctaaaaactttaggtgcataaactttagatgcataaaaatactatatagagaaaatatttgaattcaaattcaaatttgaatcagatataattcaaattcaaattcaaatttaaaacgggtatgtaaacttttgacttataaactttgggtctataaattttaggtatataaactttagatgtatagaaatactatatataaaaaatatttgaattcaaattcaaatttgaatcggatatataaacttttgacttataaacttttcgtctctaaactttatatgtgtaaacttgaggtgtataaactttagatgcataaatttactaaaataggaaagtaatgtggtgacaaaaaagaaaatcaggtggagggagagaggggaggggatcgatcgctaCCCCCATCtcctggcgatcgatcgcccgttAGGATCCCCCAATTGCGCCCCCCCAGTTGTTGGGAACTGGAGACGAGTCAGATCATCGACCCACACAGCGTGATATGGAAGGCCCACCTCAAAAGGTCGCGTCGCGTCCCGCCGAGATTCTGGAAGCGAAAGGCTGAGCGCAATCGCGGGGCGTCCAAGTGGCCCCTGCAAAAAATCCCCCCCGAAATCCCACCACCCCCCCGCGGCGCGGCCGCATCAACCCACTGGCCCTGCGGCGgccacccaacccaacccaacccaacccaagccTCACATCTGATCACGACGCCCACCCCCCCACGCAAGatcgccgcgcccgcgccacgTAGCCGGCCAAACGCAGCCACACAGCCCCGGCCACGCTCCCGCCTCCCGCACCATAGGCCGCCCCCCGCGCCCTCGCAGTCTTTAACGTCCCAGCCTCTCGTTTGCCTCGCACTCCTGCCGCCCATCACCCAACCACCGcgcgcctctcctctcctctcctctcccgccgcgcgaatcgcgaTCTTTTCCTAAGCCGCGGCCACGGTTTGCCTCGCTAGCTTGCAGTATCTGTATCACACAGAGGGGTCAAGGGGACGGATCAGCTAGCTCTCTCTATAGCTAGCAAAGCCGGCCATGTGCAAGAGGAGCTGCATGGCGCCGTCCGAGTCgtgcgcggcgcggccggcggacgAGAGGCCGGCGGTCTGCAGCTGCGGCGGGGCCGGTGGtggtcaggcggcggcggggacgtcGTCGGACCGCCACCACCAGCTTGTGCTGCtgcaggcggaggcggtggagaagaagaagggcggcaggggggcggcggcgccggacgaggcggcgatggccgacggcggcggcggtggcggaggcgctgGGGATCACCATCAGCAAGCGGCGTtgctggcgccgttgccggtgtcgaggcggccggcgccgtcgtcggtggcggcgggggaggagagggagagcgcgcGGGAGCGGCTGAAGCGGCACCGGACGGAGATGGCCGGGCGGGTGCGGATCCCGGAGATGTGGGGGCAGGAGAGGCTGCTCAAGGACTGGGTCGACTGCGCCGTCTTCGACCGCCCGCTCGCCGCCACGCGCGGCCTGCTCACCGCCCGCGACGCCCTCGTCGCCGAGtgcgccgcccccgcgcgccgcccgccgcacgGCCCCACCGCCCGCCCGCTCCGGGTGCAGAACGGCTGCTCTTGATCGTGATCGATCGCCTCCGatctccatcgatcgatcgatcgagtgctTTCGTCAAGTTTTTGCCTCCCCTGGCCGGCCGCCTGCTAGCTTCTTCCAAGTGAAAAGTTACTCGTCTTCTATGCGAAACCTATTCGGGGTATGGATTATTTGATCGATGTCAAGTACTCTACTTAATCTGTATACTACTTTTGACTACTGGTGGatgtaattaattagttaattgaTCACCATTTGCGGCAAGTTCGATCCATTCTTGTTCGAAGCAATACTCCGTCTGCTCTAATATAAGAGCTTGCTAGCTGTTGATTATTTCATCCGCTCTCTATCCTTCACCTTTACCTGGCCATCCAATCGAttaattagcaaaaaaaattcATGAATAAGCTTCCGATCTCCACA of the Oryza sativa Japonica Group chromosome 2, ASM3414082v1 genome contains:
- the LOC4329552 gene encoding uncharacterized protein, translating into MCKRSCMAPSESCAARPADERPAVCSCGGAGGGQAAAGTSSDRHHQLVLLQAEAVEKKKGGRGAAAPDEAAMADGGGGGGGAGDHHQQAALLAPLPVSRRPAPSSVAAGEERESARERLKRHRTEMAGRVRIPEMWGQERLLKDWVDCAVFDRPLAATRGLLTARDALVAECAAPARRPPHGPTARPLRVQNGCS